GTCATGGAGGCGGTCATGCTGCTGAAGCGGCTGGACCTCGCGCCGCGCCGCACGCTGCGCGTGGTGCTGTTCGCCGACGAGGAGATGACCCAGCAGGGCGGGCGCGGCTACGCCCGCGACCACGCCGACGAGCTGCCGCGTCACCGGGCGGCGCTGGAGTGCGACTCGGGCGGCTACGCGCCGGCCGGCTTCACGGTCCAGGCCGATTCGGCCACCGTCGCGCGGTTCGCCGCGCTGGCCGCGCCCCTGGCGCCGCTGGGCGCGGACGCGGTGACCCCCGGCGGCGGCGGCGTGGACATCTCGTTCCTGGCGGAGGCCGGCGTGCCGCTGATCGGGCACCGCGTCCACGGCGAGCACTACTTCGACGTCCACCACAGCCCGGCCGACACCGTGGAGAAGGTCGACCCCGCGGACCTGCAGCGCAACGTGGCGGCGGTCGCCGCGCTGCTGTGGGCGATCGCGGAGGCGCCCTAGCGGCGAGAGCCGGCGGCCGCGCCGGTTGACCGCCCGCCCGCCGTGGTCCATGCTCGCCGGGCACCCCCGCCGGAAGGAGTCGCCATGCTTCGCGCGCTGCTGGCCTGCCTCGTCCTCGCCGCGGTCCCGTCGGCCGCCTTCGCCCAGGAAGCTCCCGCCCCCGCCGCCGATCTCGATCGGGTGCTCGGCGAGCTCGAGAACCTCGGGCACCGCCTCGACGCCCTGCAGAAGCAGGTCGACGACGGGCTCTGGTTCGACCGCGTGGGCGACGTCGCGCACATCGACAAGGTGCGCCTGTACGGCCCGCCCAGGTGGAAGGAGACGAACCCCACGGGCATCGGCGCCGGCAACCCCCTGAAGTTCTGGGCCTACGTCTTCATCCCCCGCGACCTCGATCCCGGTCGCCGGGCGCCGCTGCTGGTGCTGTCCCACGGCGGGGTCCACGCCGACTTCACGACCTACCACGCGCACATCGTGCGCGAACTGCTCGCCCAGGGCTACGTGGTGGTGGCGCCGGAGTACCGCGGCAGCACGGGCTACGGCCGCGGCATGTACGAGAGCATCGACTACGGCGGGCTGGAGGTCGAGGACGCCCACGCCTGCCGCGCCTACGTCCTGGAGAACTACGATTTCGTGGATCCGGACCGCGTGGGCTCGATCGGCTGGAGCCACGGCGGCCTGATCAGCCTGATGAGCGTCTTCGAGCACCCCGACGACTACGCCTGCGCCTACGCCGGCGTGCCGGTCAGCGACCTCGTCGCGCGGCTGGGCTACCTGGACCAGGAGTACCGGGACGAGTTCTCGGCCGACTTCCACCTCGGCCAGTCGGTCGGCGAGAACATCCCCGAGTACAAGCGCCGCTCGCCCGTGTGGAACGTCCAGAAGCTGAAGACGCCCCTGCTGGTGCTGTCCAACACCAGCGACGAGGACGTGAACGTGCTGGAGGTCGAGCACCTGATCCAGGCGCTGAAGGCCGAGGGCAAGCAGTTCGAACACGAGATCTACGAGGCCGCGCCCGGCGGCCACAGCTTCGACCGCCTCGACACCAGGGGCGCGCAGGAGATCCGGCTGCGGGTCTACCGCTTCCTGGCGAAGCACCTGAAACCGCCGCGCACCTTCGCGGACGTGAAGGAACTCCACGCCGCAGGGTACGTGCAGCCGTGACCCTCCACCCGCGACTCCGCGAAACGGCGCGCCGCCTGTGGGGCCCGGCCCTGGGCGGTGCGCTCGGCTACCTCTGGCACTACTGGCAGCACTGCAGCGGCGCGACCTGACGGATCAGCGCCAACCCGGTCGTCGCGGTCCTCTGGGGCGCGGCGATCGGGTGGCTGCTGACCTCCGGGCGGGGTCGCCGCGACTGACGACTTGAATCACCTTGCCGGCAGTTCGAGCAGTTTCTTGCGGGTGTAGGGGATCAGCCCCCCCGCATCGACGATCGCCTGCCGCGCCGGCGGCAGCGGCTCGGTGGCGAATTCCTTGCCGCTGGTCCGGTTCAGCACCCTGCCGGAGGCGAGCTCGAGTTCGTCCCCCGCCTCCGCCTCGATGGTCGGGCAGATGACCAGATTCAGGCCGAGGTTGATGGCGTTCT
This portion of the bacterium genome encodes:
- a CDS encoding prolyl oligopeptidase family serine peptidase, with product MLRALLACLVLAAVPSAAFAQEAPAPAADLDRVLGELENLGHRLDALQKQVDDGLWFDRVGDVAHIDKVRLYGPPRWKETNPTGIGAGNPLKFWAYVFIPRDLDPGRRAPLLVLSHGGVHADFTTYHAHIVRELLAQGYVVVAPEYRGSTGYGRGMYESIDYGGLEVEDAHACRAYVLENYDFVDPDRVGSIGWSHGGLISLMSVFEHPDDYACAYAGVPVSDLVARLGYLDQEYRDEFSADFHLGQSVGENIPEYKRRSPVWNVQKLKTPLLVLSNTSDEDVNVLEVEHLIQALKAEGKQFEHEIYEAAPGGHSFDRLDTRGAQEIRLRVYRFLAKHLKPPRTFADVKELHAAGYVQP